In Pseudomonas putida, a genomic segment contains:
- a CDS encoding general secretion pathway protein GspN, whose product MKLTASSKPLLVCNIAALAALAWVAWSPLEPHWLTHAEAPRSIDLAAPAVMPELTQALRAGTWTHPLFSPDRQPDPQRLGAKVPALSNLTLVGVMMGSGVHYIYLHEAGKPVSKLALGQTLDNGWTLTHLDGTSATFARDGKVQTLDLPRLRLAPPSKVPALILPRTTTP is encoded by the coding sequence ATGAAATTGACCGCCTCCAGCAAGCCACTCCTGGTGTGCAACATCGCCGCGCTCGCAGCCCTGGCCTGGGTCGCCTGGAGCCCCCTCGAGCCACACTGGCTGACGCATGCCGAGGCGCCTCGGTCCATTGACCTGGCGGCACCTGCGGTGATGCCCGAGCTAACGCAGGCGCTGCGCGCCGGCACCTGGACCCACCCGCTGTTCAGCCCCGACCGCCAGCCCGATCCACAGCGCCTCGGGGCCAAGGTGCCTGCGCTTTCCAACCTGACCCTGGTCGGGGTGATGATGGGCAGCGGCGTGCATTACATCTACCTGCACGAAGCCGGCAAGCCGGTCAGCAAGCTCGCCCTGGGCCAGACGCTGGACAACGGCTGGACCCTGACCCACCTCGACGGCACCAGCGCCACCTTCGCCCGCGACGGCAAGGTCCAGACCCTCGACCTGCCCCGGCTGCGCCTGGCACCGCCATCCAAGGTCCCCGCCCTCATTCTTCCGCGTACGACGACTCCATGA
- the gspM gene encoding type II secretion system protein GspM yields MRPLNLRERRIVALGVLGLVLWAAWYLLVESLLLAPLRELDDQAATLREQQRHYASLIEQAPQLQAQLERSKASAAKGNSLLPGDDANAAAADLMQYATRQVARQAALGPGCEVTQRMPVAPGEPGAAQPEPYRQVKVSLTLNCAIEPLAALLHALEYSQPALFVDQLSVRRSASAPAHGSAGRLDVQLLIRGYMRGRGAE; encoded by the coding sequence ATGCGCCCGCTCAACCTTAGAGAGCGTCGTATCGTGGCACTGGGCGTGCTGGGTCTGGTGCTGTGGGCCGCCTGGTACTTGCTGGTCGAAAGCCTGTTGCTCGCCCCCTTGCGCGAACTCGACGACCAAGCCGCTACCCTGCGCGAGCAGCAGCGTCACTACGCCAGCCTGATCGAGCAAGCGCCCCAACTCCAGGCCCAGCTCGAACGTAGCAAGGCCAGCGCCGCCAAGGGCAATAGCCTGCTGCCGGGCGACGACGCCAACGCAGCGGCCGCCGACCTGATGCAGTACGCCACCCGGCAGGTCGCCCGCCAGGCCGCGCTCGGCCCAGGCTGCGAGGTGACCCAACGCATGCCCGTGGCGCCGGGCGAACCAGGGGCAGCGCAGCCCGAGCCGTACCGCCAGGTGAAGGTGAGCCTCACGCTCAATTGCGCCATCGAGCCCTTGGCCGCCCTGCTGCACGCCCTGGAATACAGCCAACCGGCGCTGTTCGTCGACCAGTTGAGCGTGCGCCGCAGCGCGTCGGCGCCTGCCCATGGCAGTGCCGGGCGCCTGGACGTGCAGCTACTGATTCGCGGCTACATGCGTGGGCGAGGTGCCGAATGA
- a CDS encoding PilN domain-containing protein, protein MNALFKRCVVALARHRLYWRAQWRRSTARRWLHAWLEELLAMLPATLAGRLTRRDASQLLGWPLPDHCQASRPVVLVLAEHQVMRQHLSLPLAATRNLDEVLAYEIDKYTPYPADQVHFVARVVHRHAPHADIELVAVARAALASMLQACRARGLQLIAIDVTTREDKRLGIDLLPQGSETWHPSPGRLDRWLWLGCVLSLVALAAACLDRRQATVAAMQQTVNEQRQAVRAVQQLRQTLDTTVGATHYLAGLKIQRPTLTALLADISACLGNDTWVERLQLEDGVHVTLAGQSSHASELLNAMKDCHTLEHARFQGVILADKATGHDRFVISAQLKEAAHAPAQP, encoded by the coding sequence ATGAACGCCCTGTTCAAGCGCTGCGTCGTCGCCCTCGCCCGGCATCGCCTGTACTGGCGTGCACAGTGGCGCCGCAGCACGGCCCGACGTTGGTTGCATGCCTGGCTCGAAGAGTTGCTCGCCATGCTCCCTGCGACACTGGCTGGGCGACTGACCCGTCGCGATGCCAGCCAGTTGCTCGGCTGGCCATTACCCGATCACTGCCAGGCCTCCCGACCGGTGGTGCTGGTCCTGGCGGAGCACCAGGTGATGCGACAGCACCTGAGCCTGCCCCTCGCGGCAACACGCAACCTCGATGAGGTGCTGGCTTACGAAATCGACAAGTACACGCCCTACCCTGCAGACCAGGTGCACTTCGTTGCCCGAGTGGTGCACCGGCACGCGCCCCACGCCGACATCGAACTGGTGGCTGTCGCCCGCGCCGCTCTGGCCTCCATGCTGCAGGCCTGCCGCGCGCGGGGCCTGCAGCTGATCGCCATCGACGTGACCACGCGTGAGGACAAACGCCTGGGTATCGACCTGCTGCCTCAAGGCAGCGAAACCTGGCACCCCTCCCCTGGACGACTCGACCGCTGGCTTTGGCTTGGCTGCGTACTCAGCCTGGTGGCGCTGGCCGCTGCCTGCCTGGACCGGCGCCAAGCCACCGTCGCGGCCATGCAGCAAACGGTCAACGAGCAACGGCAAGCCGTGCGAGCGGTGCAACAGTTGCGCCAGACCCTGGACACCACAGTCGGCGCAACGCATTACCTGGCTGGGCTCAAGATCCAGCGTCCGACGCTGACCGCGCTGCTGGCCGACATCAGCGCTTGCCTGGGCAACGACACCTGGGTCGAGCGCCTGCAACTGGAAGACGGCGTGCACGTGACGCTGGCGGGCCAGAGTAGCCATGCCAGCGAACTGCTCAATGCCATGAAGGATTGCCACACCCTCGAACACGCCCGCTTCCAGGGTGTGATCCTGGCCGACAAGGCCACCGGTCACGATCGCTTTGTCATTTCCGCGCAACTGAAGGAGGCCGCGCATGCGCCCGCTCAACCTTAG
- a CDS encoding general secretion pathway protein GspK: protein MKRLQRGAALLLVLWVIGLLSVLLGGLAMSVQLQQRQAIWRSNQTDAVLTAQAGLELAVVNLLRAGPSGWLADGREHAVQFNHSTLQVSVISERGKLDLNAGSLHHLEKLLRAGGASSEDAKRVTQALRTRRNKVPLRMLEEYRQLPGMTYAVYQRTLPWVTIWSGNAEPDPGLAPPSLAQVLGLPRRAGPGADAGKLVTITSIARRTNGLGAELQATVVLLPGYAGGKPYRVLRWRE, encoded by the coding sequence ATGAAGCGGCTCCAGCGTGGCGCAGCTTTATTGCTGGTGCTGTGGGTGATCGGCCTGCTCAGCGTACTGCTGGGAGGCCTGGCGATGTCGGTGCAACTGCAGCAGCGCCAGGCAATCTGGCGCAGCAATCAGACCGACGCGGTGCTGACAGCCCAGGCGGGGCTGGAGCTGGCCGTGGTCAACCTATTGCGTGCCGGCCCATCAGGCTGGCTCGCCGATGGCCGCGAGCATGCCGTGCAGTTCAACCACAGCACGCTGCAGGTGAGTGTGATCAGCGAGCGCGGCAAGCTGGACCTCAATGCAGGATCCCTGCACCACCTCGAGAAACTGCTGCGCGCAGGCGGCGCTAGCAGCGAAGACGCGAAACGCGTAACCCAGGCTTTAAGGACGAGGCGTAACAAGGTACCTCTGCGAATGCTCGAAGAATATCGCCAGTTGCCCGGCATGACCTACGCCGTGTACCAGCGCACCCTGCCCTGGGTCACGATCTGGTCAGGCAACGCCGAACCGGACCCTGGCCTCGCTCCGCCCAGCCTGGCCCAAGTGCTCGGCCTGCCCAGACGGGCCGGGCCCGGCGCCGACGCTGGCAAGCTGGTCACCATCACCAGCATCGCCAGGCGGACCAATGGGTTGGGCGCCGAGCTCCAGGCCACCGTGGTCTTGCTACCGGGCTATGCCGGTGGCAAGCCCTATCGCGTACTCAGGTGGCGCGAATGA
- a CDS encoding prepilin-type N-terminal cleavage/methylation domain-containing protein, which translates to MRRQAGFTLLEVLLVISLLGLLLGLVGTALVGANRVVAKAERYSGTLDQRRATQRFLRQAVGQMLPLSGRSASGEHTVTFEGHADAMTFYAPLPSSVGGGLHRQRLRLRGEHLELQLAELNAQRVEPWGTPQRLLDGVRSLRLHYRGYSPLGKATGWLSEWPWPERLPRSVRIDLEQVGATPWPTLQVNLLLDLSGDGGRP; encoded by the coding sequence ATGAGGCGCCAGGCTGGCTTTACCCTGCTCGAAGTACTGCTGGTGATCAGCTTGCTGGGGTTGCTGCTGGGACTGGTCGGTACCGCCTTGGTAGGTGCCAACCGCGTGGTGGCCAAGGCTGAGCGCTACAGCGGTACATTGGACCAGCGACGGGCCACGCAACGCTTCCTGCGCCAGGCGGTAGGCCAGATGTTGCCCCTGAGCGGCAGAAGCGCAAGCGGCGAACACACCGTCACCTTCGAGGGCCATGCCGACGCCATGACCTTCTATGCCCCGCTGCCCAGCTCGGTAGGGGGCGGCCTGCATCGCCAGCGCCTGCGACTGCGCGGCGAGCACCTCGAACTGCAATTGGCCGAGTTGAACGCCCAGCGCGTAGAGCCCTGGGGCACGCCACAGCGCTTGCTCGACGGCGTGCGCAGCCTGCGCCTGCACTATCGCGGCTACTCACCGCTGGGCAAGGCCACCGGCTGGCTGAGCGAATGGCCTTGGCCGGAGCGCCTGCCGCGTTCGGTACGCATCGATCTCGAGCAGGTCGGCGCCACGCCCTGGCCCACGTTGCAGGTCAACCTGCTACTGGACCTCAGCGGCGATGGTGGCCGGCCATGA
- a CDS encoding type II secretion system protein, with product MNTQRGFTLLEMLAAITLMVVAASILLGAFAQSSQSLRQVERNDRHATVARSLMDDFDLATLQPGHTSGNWQGLEWHLDVSLDQAVPGQVALYRLDLTLNEGRQTSHYSTLRARTESNGP from the coding sequence ATGAACACGCAGCGTGGCTTCACCCTGCTGGAAATGCTCGCTGCCATCACCTTGATGGTGGTGGCCGCGTCGATCCTGCTGGGGGCGTTCGCCCAGAGCAGCCAGAGTCTGCGCCAGGTCGAGCGCAACGACCGGCACGCAACGGTGGCCCGCTCGCTGATGGACGACTTCGACCTCGCTACCCTGCAGCCAGGGCATACCAGCGGTAACTGGCAGGGCCTTGAGTGGCACCTCGATGTCTCACTGGACCAGGCCGTGCCTGGCCAGGTCGCGCTCTACCGACTGGACCTGACGCTGAACGAAGGGCGGCAGACCTCGCACTACAGCACCTTGCGTGCACGCACCGAGAGCAATGGCCCATGA
- a CDS encoding GspH/FimT family pseudopilin: MAPARERGFTLFELLVVIALLAVALPLLAVGIGRGLQGASERSALNEMVATLRSARVQAIASGEPVRATFDLAQRRAMMPGRKAVQWPDAFTVRLNTAQTLGAAFEFYPDGAASGGNIQISRDTAHWRIDVNWLTGNVTLKAQP; this comes from the coding sequence ATGGCCCCTGCACGCGAGCGCGGCTTCACCTTGTTCGAACTGCTGGTGGTCATTGCCCTCCTGGCGGTGGCCCTGCCGCTGCTGGCGGTCGGCATTGGCCGTGGTTTGCAAGGCGCAAGCGAGCGCAGCGCGTTGAACGAGATGGTCGCCACCCTGCGCAGTGCCCGGGTCCAGGCCATTGCCAGCGGCGAGCCGGTACGCGCCACGTTCGACCTGGCGCAACGCCGTGCGATGATGCCGGGCCGTAAAGCCGTGCAATGGCCAGACGCCTTCACCGTCCGCCTGAACACCGCCCAGACGCTGGGCGCAGCATTCGAGTTCTACCCCGATGGCGCGGCCAGCGGTGGCAATATCCAGATCAGCCGTGATACGGCGCACTGGCGCATCGACGTCAACTGGCTCACAGGCAATGTCACCCTGAAGGCGCAGCCATGA
- the gspG gene encoding type II secretion system major pseudopilin GspG gives MRSHPTSHARQAGFTLLEMLAVIVLLGIVATIVVRQVGGNVDKGKYGAGKAQLASLSMKVDSYALDVGAPPASLEQLLHKPAAAGAWAGPYAKPSDLLDPFGHPFEYQAPGKHGSFDLVFLGQDGRPGGEGYNADVGSWQ, from the coding sequence ATGCGTTCGCACCCTACCTCTCACGCCCGCCAAGCGGGTTTCACCCTGCTCGAAATGCTTGCAGTCATCGTACTGCTGGGGATAGTCGCGACCATTGTCGTGCGGCAGGTCGGCGGTAACGTCGACAAGGGCAAGTACGGCGCGGGCAAAGCGCAATTGGCCAGCCTCAGCATGAAAGTCGACAGCTACGCGCTGGATGTCGGCGCCCCACCTGCCAGCCTCGAACAGCTGCTGCACAAGCCGGCGGCGGCAGGCGCCTGGGCAGGCCCCTATGCCAAGCCATCCGACCTGCTCGACCCGTTCGGCCACCCCTTCGAATACCAGGCGCCCGGTAAGCACGGCTCCTTCGACCTGGTGTTTCTGGGCCAGGACGGCCGGCCCGGCGGCGAGGGCTACAACGCCGACGTGGGTAGCTGGCAGTAA
- a CDS encoding type II secretion system F family protein, with product MPIFTYRALDIERREQRGELEAADRGGAAHLLQQRGLLVLQIKRGRPLLRWSRGHGQFTPVELITFTQQLTTLVGAGQPLDKALATLLKHVRRPAAKALLERVRDDVKSGQSLSRALEQHPGSFPAFFTSLVRAGEAAGVLEETLTQLAGYLERSHTLRGEVINALIYPGFLVAGVIGSLGLLLGYVVPQFVPIFQDLGVPIPWVTRAVLGLGAFTANWGLACLAVLVGGPCLSLAARRQPQRRIAQDLRLWRSRVAGPLLQRLETARLARTLGILLSNSVTLLAALTISRDVSANHALRRHVERVTQQVKQGASLAHALADEPMLPALAIQMIEVGEHSARLGPMLLKVADMFDLEAKRLIERLLAALVPTLTIVMAVLVAAIMLAIMLPLMSLTSTL from the coding sequence TTGCCGATCTTTACCTACCGTGCCCTGGACATCGAGCGGCGCGAGCAGCGCGGCGAGCTGGAAGCCGCCGACCGAGGTGGCGCTGCGCACCTGCTGCAGCAGCGCGGCTTGCTGGTGTTGCAGATCAAGCGCGGACGGCCCCTGCTACGCTGGAGCCGCGGGCATGGGCAGTTCACCCCTGTCGAGCTGATTACCTTTACCCAACAGCTGACCACGCTGGTCGGTGCCGGGCAGCCACTGGACAAGGCCCTGGCCACCCTGCTCAAGCATGTCCGCAGGCCGGCGGCGAAGGCGCTGCTCGAGCGTGTGCGCGACGATGTCAAAAGCGGCCAGTCGTTATCCCGCGCGCTGGAGCAGCACCCCGGCAGTTTTCCGGCGTTCTTCACCAGCCTGGTCCGCGCCGGCGAAGCTGCCGGGGTGCTCGAAGAGACCTTGACGCAACTGGCGGGCTATCTCGAGCGCAGCCACACGTTGCGCGGCGAAGTGATCAACGCGCTGATCTATCCCGGGTTCCTGGTCGCGGGCGTGATTGGATCGCTGGGCCTGTTGCTCGGCTATGTCGTGCCCCAGTTCGTGCCCATCTTCCAGGACCTGGGCGTGCCGATCCCGTGGGTGACCCGAGCGGTGCTGGGCCTGGGTGCGTTCACCGCCAACTGGGGCCTGGCCTGCCTGGCCGTACTGGTCGGCGGGCCATGCTTGTCGCTCGCCGCGCGCCGCCAGCCGCAGCGACGTATCGCCCAGGACTTGCGCCTGTGGCGTAGCCGCGTGGCAGGCCCCCTGCTCCAGCGCCTCGAAACCGCCCGCTTGGCACGCACCTTGGGCATCCTGCTGAGCAACAGCGTCACCCTGCTTGCGGCCCTGACCATCAGCCGCGACGTCAGTGCCAACCACGCACTGCGCAGGCATGTCGAGCGCGTCACCCAACAGGTCAAGCAAGGCGCCAGCCTCGCCCACGCCCTGGCGGACGAACCGATGCTGCCGGCGCTGGCCATTCAGATGATCGAGGTGGGCGAACACTCCGCCCGCCTCGGGCCAATGCTGCTCAAGGTCGCCGACATGTTCGACCTCGAAGCCAAACGCCTGATCGAGCGCCTGCTCGCCGCCCTGGTACCGACCCTGACCATCGTCATGGCGGTACTGGTCGCGGCGATCATGCTGGCGATCATGCTGCCGCTCATGAGCCTCACAAGTACCCTCTAG
- the gspE gene encoding type II secretion system ATPase GspE: protein MNIQLPSADDICEWLLKAGALQPADILRATRLGVAQGMADNEKLRTLLRLGAVKDEQMATAYSQLLATPRLTDEPVQPSASTPERFARHYGVIALGEQAGQLRVAAAVPLSGYALDALAYQAGKSLQVVVATAEQVSTLIEQAHGDGRTAMGALIEALDDDTVAEGDIEHLKDLASEAPVIRLVNLMLQRAVALRASDIHVEPFESQLKVRYRVDGVLIEGEAPPSGYAAAVISRLKIMARLDIAERRLPQDGRIMLRIQGHELDLRVSTVPTSFGESVVMRLLDRQNVSFDFATLGIDGPTLHGIRQLLARPHGIFLVTGPTGSGKTTTLYTALAGLNTAERKIITVEDPVEYQLTGINQIQVKPSIGLGFATALRSIVRQDPDVIMIGEMRDLETCRIAIQSSLTGHLVLSSLHTNSAAASITRLLDMGVEGYLLASTLQGVLAQRLVRRLDPATRIAFEAPAELVRRHQLARFTEQRPIMLYRADEHAIGGGYHGRSAITELLVMDDDLRSLLMRHADATSLEAAARAKGLITLREEGLRQALAGITSLEEVLRVTGSD, encoded by the coding sequence ATGAATATACAACTCCCCAGTGCTGACGATATATGTGAGTGGCTGTTGAAGGCGGGTGCGTTACAACCTGCAGACATACTAAGAGCCACTCGTTTGGGGGTGGCCCAGGGCATGGCGGATAACGAAAAACTTCGCACGCTTCTGCGTCTCGGTGCCGTAAAGGATGAGCAAATGGCAACCGCGTATTCACAGCTGCTGGCCACTCCACGGCTCACCGACGAGCCGGTGCAGCCGAGCGCGAGCACACCCGAACGGTTTGCCCGTCACTATGGCGTCATCGCATTGGGCGAGCAGGCTGGGCAATTGCGTGTGGCAGCCGCGGTGCCGCTGTCCGGTTATGCACTCGACGCCCTCGCCTATCAGGCGGGCAAGTCGCTGCAGGTGGTAGTGGCCACCGCCGAACAGGTTTCCACACTGATCGAACAGGCTCATGGCGATGGCCGTACGGCAATGGGCGCGCTGATCGAGGCGCTGGATGACGACACCGTTGCCGAAGGGGACATCGAGCATCTCAAGGACCTCGCTTCGGAGGCTCCGGTCATCCGGTTGGTCAACCTGATGCTGCAAAGGGCGGTAGCGCTGCGTGCGTCGGACATCCACGTCGAACCGTTCGAGAGCCAGTTGAAGGTGCGCTACCGCGTCGACGGCGTATTGATCGAAGGCGAGGCGCCACCCAGCGGATACGCGGCAGCGGTCATCTCGCGACTGAAGATCATGGCTCGCCTGGATATTGCCGAGCGGCGCCTCCCCCAGGACGGTCGGATCATGCTGCGTATCCAGGGGCATGAGCTGGACTTGCGGGTGTCCACGGTTCCGACCAGTTTCGGTGAGTCCGTGGTGATGCGGCTGCTCGACCGACAGAACGTCAGTTTCGATTTCGCCACCCTCGGTATCGACGGCCCGACCCTGCACGGAATACGCCAGCTGCTGGCGCGCCCCCATGGCATTTTCCTGGTCACCGGCCCGACCGGCTCGGGCAAGACAACCACCCTGTATACCGCACTGGCGGGCTTGAACACCGCGGAACGCAAGATCATCACGGTCGAAGATCCGGTCGAGTACCAGCTCACCGGCATCAACCAGATTCAGGTGAAGCCATCGATTGGCTTGGGTTTCGCCACGGCGTTGCGCTCGATCGTACGGCAGGATCCGGACGTGATCATGATCGGCGAGATGCGCGACCTGGAAACCTGCCGCATCGCCATCCAGTCGTCGCTCACCGGTCACCTGGTACTGTCCTCGCTGCACACCAACAGCGCCGCCGCCAGCATCACCCGGCTGCTGGACATGGGGGTCGAAGGCTACCTGCTGGCTTCGACCTTGCAAGGCGTGTTGGCCCAGCGACTGGTGCGGCGCCTCGACCCGGCCACACGGATCGCCTTCGAGGCACCCGCCGAACTCGTGCGGCGCCACCAACTGGCGCGGTTTACCGAGCAGCGTCCGATCATGCTCTATCGGGCCGACGAGCATGCCATCGGGGGCGGCTACCACGGACGCAGCGCAATCACCGAACTGCTGGTGATGGATGACGACCTGCGCAGCCTGCTGATGCGCCACGCGGACGCCACCAGCCTGGAAGCTGCGGCCCGCGCCAAGGGCCTGATCACCTTGCGCGAGGAGGGACTGCGCCAGGCGCTGGCCGGTATCACCTCATTGGAAGAAGTGCTACGCGTTACAGGGAGTGACTGA
- a CDS encoding beta-glucosidase, with protein sequence MTLKHTLGLGLVALGAMHASATLAAAPRSGNEVEARVSSILDNMNTSEKINFTRVNDGHMIPSLSKWGIQGTVAYDSSMGVHVNNATFGAQYPSQSALAAAWSINRAKEFGLAIGYGTRISGGQQMLSPGVNLYRTPYNGRSAEYMSGEDPFLGAVLAPAVVNGIQAQGIQASGKHYLANEQEANRQAVNVIADERTLRELYLPGFESMVKNANVASIMCGFNKVNGDYACENHHLITEILKGEWGYQGMVISDFNAIHDAFKGAWAGTDIDMPSGLQFTEANLLPYLWSGQLTQNVIDDKVKRNLRAVVSYDFQEHQNIAQTLEHTEYGQRAALNLARESIVLLRNSDTAAGKPLLPLARSAKVAVIGDWASQPPASPFGTANSPPNSYVTELSGLQQLASSSSNVTYLSALSLNPKTSVWYQPASDKSAVSNAGVKAQYFSNSTLSGSPTLTRVEPGVNLNWTTSTNETNTGSTVVSGFSPTAGAFSARFSATIKPTVSGAQVFKVRADGPYKLWVDDKLVLESDGVPYSSDVVNALTTSGKTAALAAGKSYAVKLEYRRVQGNFTPALGGLAGVQMSWAALRPPKDIASYDAVVIATGSNYENEGEGADHGYDLPDQQAELISQVTKANPNTIVVMHGGGIANMQPWAKKVGASLQAWFPGQQGGQALAEILYGKVNPSGKLPVTIDKRIEDNPSYASYPDPAAYRGDDPLTEMTYSEGLYLGYRGYDKQHAKPLYPFGFGLSYTTFGYSDLALSSNVLTPGNTVDVKFTLTNTGDKAGFEVAQLYVQPIDPQAERPKKELKGFTKVYLEPGESKTVSLPIDSRSLAYFVQNTDSWDVDAGKFKIWVGPDSAHLTLQRTLLTLMPQHLTTRDSNPLPAPLQAAVQVSESQAY encoded by the coding sequence ATGACGCTCAAGCACACCCTGGGGTTGGGCCTGGTGGCGCTGGGTGCCATGCATGCCTCGGCGACGCTGGCAGCCGCGCCGCGCAGCGGCAACGAAGTGGAGGCACGCGTCAGCTCCATCCTGGACAACATGAACACCTCGGAGAAAATCAATTTCACCCGGGTCAACGATGGGCACATGATCCCCTCGCTGAGCAAGTGGGGTATCCAGGGTACCGTCGCCTATGACTCGTCGATGGGCGTGCACGTCAACAACGCCACGTTCGGAGCGCAGTACCCTTCACAGTCGGCGCTGGCGGCCGCGTGGAGCATCAACCGGGCCAAGGAGTTCGGCTTGGCCATCGGCTATGGGACGCGAATATCGGGCGGGCAGCAGATGCTTTCGCCTGGGGTGAACCTGTATCGCACCCCCTACAATGGGCGTTCCGCCGAATACATGAGCGGTGAGGATCCCTTCCTCGGCGCCGTGCTTGCACCGGCCGTGGTCAACGGCATCCAGGCCCAGGGCATCCAGGCCAGCGGCAAGCACTACCTGGCCAACGAACAGGAAGCCAACCGCCAGGCGGTGAACGTCATCGCCGATGAGCGCACCCTGCGAGAACTGTATCTGCCTGGCTTCGAGTCGATGGTAAAGAACGCCAACGTGGCTTCGATCATGTGCGGCTTCAACAAGGTCAACGGTGACTACGCCTGTGAGAACCATCACCTGATCACCGAGATTCTCAAGGGTGAATGGGGTTACCAGGGCATGGTGATCAGCGACTTCAACGCTATCCACGACGCGTTCAAGGGCGCCTGGGCCGGGACCGACATCGACATGCCGTCTGGCCTGCAATTCACCGAGGCCAACCTGCTGCCGTACTTGTGGAGCGGTCAGCTCACCCAGAACGTGATCGACGACAAGGTCAAGCGCAACCTGCGTGCAGTGGTCAGCTACGACTTCCAGGAGCATCAGAACATCGCGCAGACCCTGGAGCACACCGAGTATGGCCAGCGGGCGGCGTTGAACCTGGCGCGTGAGTCCATCGTGTTGCTGCGCAACAGCGACACCGCCGCTGGCAAGCCGCTGCTGCCACTGGCGCGCAGTGCCAAGGTCGCGGTGATCGGTGACTGGGCCAGCCAGCCACCGGCATCGCCGTTCGGCACCGCCAACTCGCCGCCAAACAGCTATGTCACGGAACTCAGCGGCCTGCAGCAACTGGCATCGAGCAGCAGCAACGTCACCTATCTGTCCGCGCTGAGCCTGAACCCGAAGACCTCGGTCTGGTACCAGCCTGCTTCGGACAAGAGCGCGGTGAGCAACGCCGGGGTCAAGGCGCAGTACTTCAGCAACAGCACGCTGAGTGGGTCGCCGACCCTGACCCGGGTAGAGCCGGGGGTCAACCTGAACTGGACCACCAGTACCAACGAGACCAACACCGGCTCGACCGTGGTGTCCGGCTTCAGCCCGACGGCGGGTGCGTTCTCCGCCCGCTTCAGCGCGACGATCAAGCCGACGGTGTCCGGTGCCCAGGTGTTCAAGGTGCGCGCCGATGGCCCTTACAAGCTTTGGGTAGACGACAAGCTGGTACTGGAGAGCGACGGCGTGCCGTACTCCTCCGATGTGGTCAATGCCCTTACCACTTCCGGCAAGACCGCCGCGCTGGCGGCGGGCAAATCGTACGCCGTGAAGCTCGAGTACCGCCGCGTGCAAGGCAACTTCACGCCAGCGCTGGGCGGGCTGGCCGGGGTACAGATGAGCTGGGCGGCGCTGCGTCCACCTAAGGACATTGCCAGCTACGACGCCGTGGTCATCGCCACCGGCAGCAATTATGAAAACGAAGGCGAGGGCGCCGACCATGGCTACGACCTGCCGGACCAACAGGCCGAGCTGATCAGCCAGGTGACCAAGGCCAACCCGAACACCATCGTGGTCATGCATGGCGGTGGCATCGCCAATATGCAGCCGTGGGCGAAGAAGGTCGGCGCCAGCTTGCAGGCGTGGTTCCCAGGGCAGCAGGGTGGTCAGGCGTTGGCTGAGATCCTGTATGGCAAGGTCAATCCTTCGGGCAAGTTGCCGGTGACCATCGACAAGCGGATCGAGGACAACCCCAGCTATGCGTCGTACCCGGACCCGGCAGCCTATCGTGGCGACGATCCATTGACCGAAATGACCTACAGCGAAGGTCTCTACCTTGGCTACCGCGGGTATGACAAGCAGCATGCGAAGCCGCTGTACCCGTTCGGCTTTGGCTTGTCGTACACCACGTTCGGCTACTCGGACCTGGCCCTGTCGAGCAACGTGCTGACGCCGGGCAACACCGTGGACGTCAAGTTCACCCTGACCAACACCGGGGACAAAGCGGGCTTCGAAGTGGCGCAGCTGTATGTGCAGCCGATCGATCCCCAGGCCGAGCGGCCGAAGAAGGAGCTCAAGGGCTTCACCAAGGTCTATCTCGAGCCGGGTGAGAGCAAGACCGTGAGCTTGCCGATCGACTCGCGGTCGCTGGCCTACTTCGTGCAGAACACCGACAGCTGGGACGTCGACGCCGGCAAATTCAAGATCTGGGTAGGGCCGGACTCGGCGCACCTGACATTGCAGCGCACCTTGCTCACGCTGATGCCGCAGCACCTCACCACGCGCGACAGCAACCCGTTGCCGGCACCGCTACAAGCGGCAGTGCAGGTCAGCGAGTCGCAGGCGTATTGA